The following are from one region of the Silene latifolia isolate original U9 population unplaced genomic scaffold, ASM4854445v1 scaffold_233, whole genome shotgun sequence genome:
- the LOC141638927 gene encoding uncharacterized protein LOC141638927: MLAGAMCAQEIEDRKERALYYLSRTLVGYELNYSPIEKICLALVFAIQNLRHYMQAHTIHVVSKVDPIKYILSRPVLSGRLAKWAVLLKQYDLVFVSQKAVKGQAIADFFADHPVPAEWDISDDLPGEKIFYVDVLPPWQMYFDGAASQDGAGAGVVFVTPQNHPMPYAFTLTQLCTNNMAEYQALILGLQMAIKIGVRDMDIYGDSELVVNQVLGEYEVKKEDLIPYHQRALQLLNQLDDIHVGHVPRSANKLADALANLAATLALGTKESMQVPVCNRWAVSLLEGEENVDTTNMICVYTADEDDWRQPIIDFLDHQKLPDDPRHKVEIRRRAPKFIHYKGTLYRRSFSSEWLRCLSKDEAVEAMHEAHSGICGAHQSGPKLHDRVKRMGYGVPQRITTDNGKQFFNHPMTSLGEKFKFKQYKSSMYNASANGLAESFNKTLCNLLKKVVAKSKRDWHDRIGEALWAYRTTYKTPTQETQYALVYGVEAVFPLELQIPSLRIAIQEGLTDDENDKLRLAELEALDEKRLEAQQKLQCYQARLSRAFNRKGASSVFPSRRPGACSTKGNHHISQTRW, from the exons ATGCTCGCTGGGGCAATGTGTGCTCAAGAGATTGAAGACCGCAAGGAGAGAGCACTCTACTACTTGAGCCGTACCTTGGTGGGATATGAATTAAATTACTCTCCCATAGAGAAGATATGTCTAGCATTGGTGTTTGCCATCCAAAATTTGAGGCATTATATGCAAGCACATACTATACATGTGGTCTCAAAGGTTGACccaatcaagtacatactctcaagACCAGTGTTATCTGGAAGACTTGCGAAATGGGCAGTGTTACTTAAGCAATACGACTTGGTGTTCGTGTCTCAAAAGGCTGTGAAAGGTCAAGCTATTGCCGACTTCTTTGCTGATCACCCAGTACCAGCAGAGTGGGACATTTCAGATGACCTTCCAGGAGAAAAAATCTTCTACGTGGACGTTCTACCCCCATGGCAAATGTACTTTGATGGTGCTGCAAGTCAAGATGGAGCTGGAGCTGGAGTTGTAttcgtaactccacaaaatcatcccatGCCATATGCATTTACACTCACTCAGTTGTGCACAAATAATATGGCAGAATACCAAGCTCTCATACTCGGCCTTCAAATGGCGATCAAAATAGGCGTCAGGGATATGGACATCTATGGAGACTCAGAGTTGGTGGTCAACCAAGTCCTTGGTGAATATGAAGTGaaaaaggaagacttgattccCTACCATCAACGAGCATTACAACTGCTGAATCAACTTGACGACATCCACGTTGGTCATGTACCGaggagtgccaataagttggctGATGCGCTTGCTAATCTTGCAGCCACTTTGGCACTGGGGACAAAAGAGTCTATGCAAGTCCCAGTCTGCAATCGTTGGGCAGTATCATTGCTTGAAGGAGAAGAAAATGTAGACACAACCAATATGATATGCGTCTACACAGCTGATGAAGATGATTGGCGTCAACCTATCATTGATTTCTTGGACCACCAAAAATTACCTGATGATCCCAGACACAAGGTTGAGATACGTCGACGTGCTCCAAAGTTTATTCACTATAAAGGGACGCTCTACAGACGTTCTTTCTCAAGCGAATGGTTGAGGTGTCTAAGCAAGGACGAAGCTGTTGAAGCAATGCATGAAGCCCACTCTGGAATTTGTGGCGCTCATCAATCTGGGCCTAAACTTCATGATCGCGTAAAGAGAATGGG atatggtgTACCTCAACGTATCACAACTGACAATGGGAAACAATTCTTCAACCATCCGATGACAAGTCTGggagaaaaattcaagttcaaacaatacaagtcatCCATGTACAATGCTTCTGCAAATGGTTTGGCTGAATCCTTCAACAAGACCCTTTGCAACTTGCTGAAGAAAGTAGTAGCAAAGTCGAAGCGAGACTGGCATGATAGAATTGGTGAGGCGTTGTGGGCGTATCGTACCacatacaaaacacctactcaAGAAACCCAGTATGCGTTGGTGTATGGAGTGGAGGCCGTGTTTCCATTAGAGTTGCAGATCCCTTCCTTGCGCATCGCTATTCAAGAAGGACTCACGGATGACGAAAATGACAAATTGCGATTAGCAGAATTGGAAGCTCTCGATGAAAAAAGATTAGAGGCTCAACAAAAGCTCCAATGTTATCAAGCAAGGTTGTCACGCGCATTCAACAGAAAAGGTGCGTCATCGGTCTTTCCAAGTAGGAGACCTGGTGCTTGTAGTACGAAGGGCAATCATCACATCTCACAAACCCGTTGGTAA